The proteins below come from a single Ruegeria sp. SCSIO 43209 genomic window:
- the frr gene encoding ribosome recycling factor: MSDDFELDTDDLKRRMDGAMANLRTEFASLRTGRASASMLEPVMVDAYGAMTPINQVGTVNVPEPRMVTVNVWDKGLVGKVEKAIRESGLGINPQLNGTIIMLPIPELNEERRRELGKVAGQYAESARVSIRNVRRDGMDQIKKAKADGMSEDDQKFWETEVQELTDTMIKSVDDALETKQAEIMQV; encoded by the coding sequence ATGTCTGATGATTTCGAACTCGATACCGATGATCTGAAACGCCGCATGGACGGTGCCATGGCCAACCTCAGAACCGAATTCGCTTCGCTGCGGACCGGTCGTGCATCGGCTTCAATGCTTGAGCCCGTCATGGTCGATGCTTACGGCGCGATGACTCCGATCAATCAGGTTGGTACCGTGAACGTCCCTGAACCGCGCATGGTAACCGTGAATGTTTGGGACAAGGGCCTCGTCGGCAAAGTTGAAAAGGCCATTCGGGAAAGCGGTTTGGGTATTAACCCGCAACTGAATGGTACCATCATCATGCTGCCGATTCCCGAACTGAACGAAGAACGCCGTCGCGAGCTCGGCAAGGTCGCGGGTCAATATGCAGAAAGCGCACGGGTTTCGATCAGGAATGTGCGCCGTGATGGCATGGACCAGATCAAAAAGGCCAAGGCAGACGGCATGTCCGAGGACGATCAGAAATTCTGGGAAACCGAGGTTCAGGAGCTGACGGATACCATGATCAAATCCG
- the acuI gene encoding acryloyl-CoA reductase: MFNALVVEKDEESGLASASVKQISLDALPDGEVTIAVEYSTVNYKDGLCMSPKGGGLVRSYPHIPGIDYAGTVEQSSDARYKPGDKVVLTGWRVGEAHWGGYSQKANARADWLVTLPDGLDTRQAMAVGTAGFTAMLAVMALEDQGLQPGHGPVLVTGAAGGVGSVATAILAHLGYEVAAVTGRPETEEYLKSLGATTIVPRDELNETTKRPLESETWSGCVDAVGGAMLARVLGQMKYGASIAAVGLAGGAALPATVIPFLLRGVNLLGIDSVMQPYDNRVRAWKRIATDLPMDKLEAMVHAATLSDLPQLGADILQGQVKGRVVVNVNA, translated from the coding sequence ATGTTTAATGCACTTGTCGTTGAAAAAGATGAAGAAAGTGGCCTCGCAAGCGCTTCGGTGAAGCAGATTTCTCTGGATGCGCTGCCGGATGGAGAAGTGACGATCGCCGTTGAATATTCAACGGTGAACTACAAGGACGGTCTGTGCATGTCGCCCAAAGGCGGTGGTCTGGTGCGTAGCTATCCTCATATTCCGGGCATCGATTATGCGGGCACGGTCGAGCAGTCCTCGGATGCACGCTACAAACCTGGCGACAAGGTCGTGCTGACGGGCTGGCGCGTAGGTGAAGCGCATTGGGGCGGCTATTCACAAAAAGCAAACGCGCGGGCAGATTGGCTGGTGACGTTGCCGGATGGGTTGGATACACGGCAGGCGATGGCAGTTGGCACTGCCGGGTTCACCGCTATGCTGGCCGTCATGGCGCTGGAGGATCAAGGTTTGCAGCCGGGTCATGGCCCGGTGTTGGTCACAGGTGCCGCAGGAGGTGTCGGCTCGGTCGCGACGGCCATTTTGGCCCATCTGGGCTATGAGGTTGCAGCTGTGACCGGGCGTCCTGAAACCGAAGAATACCTGAAATCACTGGGTGCAACCACAATTGTCCCGCGTGACGAGTTGAACGAGACCACCAAGCGTCCGCTGGAAAGTGAAACTTGGTCCGGATGTGTTGATGCGGTGGGCGGAGCGATGCTTGCCCGCGTGCTGGGGCAGATGAAGTATGGGGCCTCGATCGCTGCGGTTGGCCTTGCCGGTGGTGCGGCGCTGCCCGCGACCGTGATCCCATTCCTGCTGCGCGGTGTTAATCTGTTGGGCATCGACAGCGTGATGCAGCCATACGACAACCGGGTCCGTGCCTGGAAGCGTATCGCAACCGATCTGCCCATGGATAAGCTTGAGGCGATGGTCCATGCAGCAACCCTTTCTGATCTGCCCCAGTTGGGAGCGGACATCCTGCAAGGTCAGGTAAAAGGGCGCGTCGTGGTAAACGTGAACGCTTGA
- a CDS encoding dimethylsulfoniopropionate demethylase → MAVISPNRRVRKTPFTPGVEAEGVKGYTVYNHMLLATVFESVEADAAHLKQHVQVWDVSCERQVQIKGPDALRLMKMLSPRDMDKMQANQCYYVPIVDHNGGMLNDPVAIKLADDHYWLSVADGDLWQFALGIVIALGLDVDISEPDVSPLAVQGPKADELMTRVFGDEVRDIKFFRYKRLAFEDTSFVVARSGWSKQGGFEIYVEGTDYGMPLWDTLFSNGRDLNVRAGCPNGIERVESGLLSFGSDMRRENTPYECGLARFCNSPLDYIGKAALADQAKNGPPRQIRSLVIEGEIGPCTESWPLMAGGRQVGQVASAAYSPEFGVNVAIGMVDRSHWAPGTRIELMTEHGMRWAEVQEKFWR, encoded by the coding sequence ATGGCAGTCATCTCACCGAACCGGCGCGTGCGCAAAACCCCATTCACTCCGGGCGTCGAGGCCGAAGGCGTCAAAGGGTATACAGTTTATAATCACATGCTGCTTGCGACGGTTTTTGAAAGCGTCGAAGCTGATGCGGCGCATCTGAAACAGCATGTTCAGGTCTGGGATGTCTCGTGTGAGCGGCAGGTACAGATCAAAGGCCCGGATGCGTTGCGGCTGATGAAGATGCTCAGCCCGCGCGATATGGACAAAATGCAGGCGAACCAGTGCTATTATGTGCCGATAGTAGATCACAATGGCGGCATGCTGAATGATCCTGTTGCGATCAAGCTGGCGGATGATCACTATTGGTTGTCGGTTGCCGATGGTGACCTTTGGCAATTTGCTCTGGGAATCGTGATTGCGCTGGGGCTGGATGTCGATATTTCTGAGCCGGATGTGTCGCCCTTGGCGGTACAGGGCCCCAAGGCGGACGAGCTGATGACGCGCGTCTTTGGTGATGAAGTTAGGGATATAAAGTTCTTTCGATATAAACGGTTAGCGTTTGAAGATACATCTTTCGTCGTCGCCCGGTCTGGCTGGTCAAAACAAGGCGGGTTCGAGATATACGTCGAAGGGACGGATTATGGCATGCCACTATGGGACACGCTGTTTTCTAATGGCCGAGACCTGAACGTGCGGGCAGGTTGCCCAAACGGGATTGAGCGTGTTGAAAGCGGTCTGTTGAGTTTCGGGTCGGACATGCGGCGCGAGAATACGCCCTATGAATGCGGGCTAGCACGGTTCTGCAATTCTCCGCTGGATTACATCGGCAAAGCCGCTTTGGCGGATCAGGCAAAAAACGGTCCACCCCGACAGATCCGTTCGCTTGTCATTGAAGGTGAGATCGGACCGTGCACCGAATCTTGGCCGCTGATGGCCGGGGGCCGGCAGGTCGGGCAGGTGGCTTCGGCTGCGTATTCACCCGAGTTTGGAGTGAATGTAGCCATTGGAATGGTCGACCGGTCCCATTGGGCGCCAGGTACGCGGATTGAATTGATGACCGAACATGGAATGCGATGGGCCGAGGTGCAGGAAAAATTCTGGCGCTAA
- a CDS encoding DinB family protein — MITGAYAREMARYNHWQNNQLKSFLKALSDEELARDRGAFFGSIMGTANHLLWGDWIWISRFDKGPGPGGGIPESVSICTGMADWLPLRDTIDARIARWANTLGDDVLSGSFTWYSAAKENDVTKPYGQCVIHMFNHQTHHRGQLHQMLTEAGSQAPVSDLVFLPEDF, encoded by the coding sequence ATGATAACCGGTGCCTATGCCCGTGAAATGGCGCGATATAACCACTGGCAAAACAACCAGTTAAAGAGCTTTCTCAAAGCTCTTTCAGACGAAGAATTGGCACGGGATCGCGGCGCTTTTTTCGGGTCGATCATGGGAACTGCCAATCATCTGCTTTGGGGGGATTGGATCTGGATTTCCCGGTTTGACAAGGGACCGGGGCCAGGTGGTGGCATTCCTGAGAGTGTCTCGATCTGCACTGGCATGGCCGACTGGCTGCCGCTGCGCGATACGATTGACGCCCGTATTGCCAGATGGGCCAATACGTTGGGGGATGATGTCCTGAGCGGTTCGTTCACGTGGTACTCGGCTGCAAAAGAGAACGACGTAACAAAGCCTTACGGGCAATGCGTCATTCATATGTTCAATCATCAGACACATCATCGCGGACAATTGCACCAAATGCTAACCGAGGCTGGTTCGCAGGCACCTGTCAGCGATCTTGTCTTTCTGCCAGAGGATTTCTGA
- a CDS encoding DUF1326 domain-containing protein → MAKNRKPDADKLPVSQRIDSRMPNPKRREMSPTDWAVKGELILNCSCDVFCPCVVSLGAHPPTEGHCHAWMGIAIDEGHYEGEDLSGLNVGLLVDIPGRMGEGQWKVAAYVDERASGKAYNGLLQIFSGQAGGTTGLFTMLVSEIIGAERAPVQIERDGTKRRIMIGRKIQGEIEMLAGKDPEHPVMVSNSKYWMGPDIIVAKGTKSKVRDYGRVWDFGGKSAEICPIDWHGPK, encoded by the coding sequence ATGGCTAAAAACAGAAAACCGGATGCAGACAAGCTGCCGGTCAGTCAAAGAATTGACAGCCGGATGCCAAATCCCAAGCGGCGTGAGATGAGCCCGACCGATTGGGCGGTTAAGGGTGAACTGATCCTGAACTGTTCGTGTGACGTATTCTGCCCATGCGTGGTTTCGCTGGGTGCACACCCTCCGACCGAAGGGCATTGCCATGCGTGGATGGGTATCGCGATCGACGAAGGCCATTACGAAGGCGAAGATTTGTCCGGACTGAATGTAGGCCTGTTGGTCGATATCCCCGGACGCATGGGCGAAGGCCAGTGGAAGGTCGCGGCTTATGTGGATGAACGTGCTAGCGGCAAGGCTTACAATGGACTGTTGCAGATATTCAGCGGTCAGGCAGGTGGCACAACCGGGCTGTTCACTATGTTGGTCAGCGAGATCATAGGGGCTGAACGTGCACCGGTTCAGATCGAAAGGGACGGCACCAAACGCCGGATCATGATAGGGCGCAAGATTCAGGGTGAGATCGAAATGCTTGCGGGCAAAGACCCAGAGCACCCGGTGATGGTTTCAAATTCGAAATACTGGATGGGGCCGGACATCATTGTAGCAAAAGGCACGAAATCCAAGGTGCGCGACTATGGTCGCGTATGGGACTTCGGCGGCAAGTCAGCCGAGATCTGCCCGATTGACTGGCACGGGCCTAAGTAA